The Caloenas nicobarica isolate bCalNic1 chromosome 8, bCalNic1.hap1, whole genome shotgun sequence genome contains the following window.
TTAACGATACAATGGTTAAATTCTCCATAAAGTAATATAGCAAGGATTTTTTAGATACTGTTGGTGGGGACTTCAGTGGTGCTGAGCTACATTTTGGTCATGCTGAAGCTTGTGGCAAGCGCCTGAAAATCCCTGCTCAGCCGTGGGGATGCTCGGTGCAGCCCACGGACGGGATCCACGCTCTCGTTTCAGGGATGCTCGCTGCCCTCCTGCTGTATCAAGGCAACATCCCGCGACTCTTCCGGAAAAACCTCCTCTACAGCCAGAAGAGCAAATACAAGGTACCCAAGGCGAGGGTGGCGGCGCACGTGGAGGGTGGCGACCCGCGTCggaagggaaaaggggagaagagcagctcccagcctcACGCCTGAGCCGCGCACGGGGCCAGGTTGGTCCCTGCGGCCCCTCTCCTGGGACCGGGTTTCCCAGCGTGGACGATTTTGCTGCTCGTCCCATCTGACATTCGTCCTGCCCGGCTGGTCCCTACCACAGGGTGAGATTTCTTCAAAGCGTTGTGAAGGAATCATCCAAGCTGGATGTCTGAACCCCTGAGCTCCTTTGGGAACAGTTTTAAAATCTCCCTGGagagaatcccagaatgtcaggggttggaagggacctcgcaagctcatccagtgcaatccccccgctggagcaggaacacccagatgaggttacacaggaaggtgtccaggcgggttggaatgtctgcagagaaggagactccacagcctccctgggcagcctgggccaggctctggcaccctcaccgggaagaagtttcttctcatctttaagtggaacctcctgtgttccagtttgcacccattgccccttgtcctatcactggttgtcacccagaagagcctggctccatcctcctgacactccccctttccatattgatcaccatgaacgagtcacccctcagtctcctccagctcagagccccagctcctcagcctttcctcacacgggagatgctccactcccttcagcatcttcgtggctgcgctggactctctccagcagttccctgtccttctggacctgaggggcccagcactggacacaatattccagatgaggtctcaccagggcagagcagaggggcaggagaacctctctgacctactgaccaccccccttctaatcccccccaggtcccattggccttcctggccacaagggcccagtgctggctcatggtcaccctgctgtccccaggacccccaggtccctttcccctacactgctctccaacagctcgttccccaaccgatactggaacctggggttgttcctgcccggACGCAAGACTCTACAGAATGGTTCAAGCCTGCATCGCTAGCttggtgaggggaaaaaaactaaCACTTTTGCATAAATTTCTGGTTGTCTTGTCTTGCCAGGAAGCTTACGGAAGGTCAGGGCCATGATGTGGGTAGTAGGCTTGAGCAACTCCCAGGTTATCGCACCGTGCAACACTTGAAATAACCTGGCTGGGTCTCTTGCAGCcgtaaaaacaaaacaaaccagtaaCCACCTTGGAAAATTGGGATGAGGAGAAAGCAGGCTTTAATCTTTCGAGTTACTAAATGGATATTGCTCAAAAATTGGTGTTCTTTGAGTTAAACAGAGGTCATTGAATTACACAGGCTGAACCTGGCAGTTCTTGGAGAGGAATTAACCGTGCTCCAGAGCAAGGGAGTTCACTGGTTACAGGAGACCCTGCTCCTGTGTGGACGTGGTGCTTAGCCTGGGTTTTGTGTGCTGTAAGGCATCAAGAAACGGTGCGCAAAGTGTCTGTGGTTAAAAAACAAGAGCCAGGCAGCCGGTGTGGGTGAGCAAGTGCATCCCCGTGCTCCTCTCTGTGTCTGCACGAAAtattcctaaagaaaaaaaaaaaataccatttgtgGAGATAATAATAAATGTTGTGATTGGCATTTAGGTGAGTGATGTCATTCCTGTGAGCTCTGCAGGGGGGGGATCAGCCCATCTGATCCCCAAAAATGGGAGAAGCCGTGACGTCCCAAATggcactgccctgcctgccacTTGCTCTGGAAGGGGCAAATCTGGGTGGAAACTCTTGCGAGGGTAAGTGGGGCCCCCCCTGGGTGATTCCAGGGTCGGGGCACCCCATGGGTGCTGCACCCCGGGCTCTGTCCCCGAGGGGGCAGCGGTTGGGACGACCCTCGgtgcagcatccctggagcaGGGCCGCTGGGCACGGCTGGAAACTGATCTGCTCTCCTACCGAAAACAGTAAATTTCTGCATTTCGCAGCAAGTAGTCAATTTTGCAGGACCTCTCTGAGCAGAAAGTTCCTGAGCTGGGTTATATTCTTGATGCTCTACAGCTTTTCAGAGCAATCGCGGGGCGCGTGCTCCGGGACAGGCTGTGCTTTTTGTGTCGTGCTCTGGTTGTACAAGTGTCCCTGCCCCGCGTCACCGTGGCTGGAGCTCAAGCAGGGAAGATCTGCTCCTGTTTATTGAGTTCCAAACGGTGAATAAGGAGGTGGCACCTGGTTGAAATCTGGAGTGAAATGGGAGCCCAGGAAGGTGTCAGACGCCCAGGAACGAGAGGGGAGCTGGAGCTCTGCAAACCTTGAGACCACCCCACGACCCAACAGGAGAGACGAGGGAAGGGACCAACGCAGCCGTATGTGGACATGTCTCAGAGGTAAAACTTTATGGAACAAACGACATCCCTAAAACGCGTGTAGCAAATACCCCAAAAACGATGCCCCCGCATCATGCCCAGCTGGGTGCTCGGTGCTGCCCGGTCCCTCGCGGGGAAGGGCGCTGGGGACTGTCTGGTTTTTATCCTGTTACCACCTTTGGGTGGTAACCAAAACCTTTGAGCCTCCAGATGACTGGCCAAAGGAGAGACTGGGGCGCTCAGATTCCTCCCTGGCAATCTTTCTGAACCTCTTTTGGTTTGGAAATCACGCTGACAACCCTCAGCTGCGGCCTCTGTTTATCCAAAAGGATTCTCTGGCTCTGCTTTTGGTTTGAGGGTAAGTGAAAAGTAAGGCTGACTACCCCACCACAACCCATTCTCGTGGTATTTTTTCGCCAGGCAGAGTGCAGAATATTCCTACAGCCGCTCCAAGGGGCGGGCTGGGATGTctggctgcagagatgctcACGAGGCCGCTCTTGGACACGGCGTTGGTGTCAGCTCTGGGGGAGGATGCTCAGCCTATAAACGAGCACAACAGCCAAAACCAGCCCGTAACTACagagtcaaagaaaaaaaaatgctgattttgtttgcttgcttgctttgttttgttttcaggacaTTTTCAGATGTTCGAGGTCTGTTCCTTGGGCTGCTAGGGAGATCATCTACTGTGCAGACTGATGTAATTAAGGGGAACTTAACAGGAGTGAGGCTGactattgttatttttaattaagaggCTGCTTTTCCAGCACAGAAGTGTGAAGGCGAGGTGGAGGAGAGCCGCAGCTGGACAGACAGACTTGCTCCCAAGCTGTAAATCAagctcagcagctctggtttACAGCTTGGCCCCGTGCGATCATGGTCTCTCTGTTGTTGTTGCCCTCCTGGTTCTGctcagggtgctggggcagcgCGGAGCCCGGGTTGTCCCCTCCAAggcctcagctgctgctcaggggtTTCACCCCGTTTGCTCAGGACCTGCCCTGAAGAGTCGCGTCATGTCCATGAACcaccaatgtgcccttgtggccaagaggccaacggTACCTGGGGTGTGTGAggaagtgtggccagcaggtcgagggaggttggaggttgttcctccccctctgctctgccctggtgaggccacatctggagttttgggtccagttctgggctccccagtttaagaaggacaaggaattactggagagagtccagcggagggacacaaagatgctgaggggtctggagcttctttgtgatgaggagacactgagagagctggggctgttgagctggagaagagaagctgagagggatctgatcaatgggatcaatatctccgggtgggtgtcagaggatggaccagactctgctcagtgctgcccaacgccagggtgaggggcaacgggcacagactgaaacccAGGAGGGTCCATCGGAAcatggggagaaacttctttgctgggaggtgccagagcctggaccaggctgcccagagcgggtgtggagtctccttctctgagacattcaaacccgcctggaccgacctgtgtgatctgctctggtgaccccgcgtgagcaggggggttgcactggggggTCTACAGAGGTCCCTTAAACCCAACCAAGCTGGGATGTTGTGTCGTGTCGagcccctgggacccccccattACAACCCATCCTGCAACAGCAGCGTGTGGCACCCAAGAGCTGGTGCAGGGCCCTGCACAGCAGAGGTGACCAGGGTCTCTGGTGGGCAGCAGTGTCCCAGCCCGCCCACcccggggcaggagcagccccccagcccaggAGACGAGCCCCTCATTGTCCTCAGCAAAGAACGATGGCTGGAGGGGGCACGGAGGCTCAGTTTTCGGTGTCCTCCAGCCTGTGCCACCGGGCATTGCCCAGCCGAGGGGGAGTGGGCTggtgggtctgggggtgctTCTGGGCAAACTGCTTCTTGTAGAGCGCACTGCTGTACTGCAGCTCCGGGGTCACCAGCCGCCGGCACATGCTCTCAGTTTCCTTGTCCAAGCCCTGCTTGAGGTTGTAGCCCAAGATCTTGGCGCTGCCGTGCTGCAGCGGCCGCAGGGAAGAGTCCTTGATGTCCTTGGGGGCCACGCTGCCCATCCCTTGCAGGCAGGTCCTcgccagctcctcctgcctctcccgAAGAGCCTGGACTTCCCGCCGCATGCGCTCCCTGCCGATGTCTCGGTCGATCCTTTCCCAGAAGGTCCTGTTGAAGTGGGTGTAGATTTCCCAGTCCAGCCTGTTCCACTCCTTTATCTTCTCAACGATGGTGTCCGAGAGGCGGGACttggtgctgctgtccctgatGTTGAGCGGGAAGGAGACGACGCTGTCCAGGTCCCAGCACAGCATCTCCTTCAGCAGCACCATGGACTCATCGAAGTACTCGGAGATGAGGAGCAAGTCGAAGGACGCCTCAATGGCCTTCAGCATGAGTTGCACCCGCTCGGCTGAGACCTCTCCGTCGGGGTTGAAGCCAAAGTCGAACGTCATGAGGTTCCTGGCATAGTGTCTGTTGCTGTCCGTGGGGTTGTAGTAGAGGTAGGGCTGGCTGAGGAACTCCTCCAGGCTGCGGGCGCGGGAGAAAGCCGACGTGCCCCTGTAGTACGAGAAGGAGGACTCCATGAGCTGCACGGGGTTCCTCAGGATGGAGAAGTAGACGGCTGAGCTGGACACCACTTTCTGCACctgtggaggagaaaaaggaggtttTAAAGATGGGGTTGGGAGAAAGGACCTGCTTGCTCGCAATCGTGTGCTCTGCTGGAACGCAGAAACGCTTGCTGGAGTTGGAGATGGTGGGCGCTGAGGAGGGTTTCAGGGTGCAGCTCATCAAAGGAGCGTTTGTGTTAGCTGTGTTAGCCCCACAAGAGCTATGTGGGGAAGGCCGTGACCAAAGCTCCCTGCTACATGCTGCCACAGCTGGGTGGCCTGTCCAGGCTTGAGATACGTCCTGCCTCCTTGCCATTCCCTGGATCTGCGTGTCCTCAAGTGGCATCCAGCAGGTTGGATGCTGGGCATGGCTGACCTGAGCTGATGTGCTCAAGGCGTTCTCCTCTTGCAGCTGGTGCCCTCTGGGCCTGCCCAGGGAGCCAGACATCTCCAGGGGCCCACCAGACAAGAACAAGACGATAGTTGCTGACTGCTACAGACATCGTCCCCTGGCTTGGCTCAGATCACAGCACAATGATTCATCAAACCTGTTTACAGAAGCTCTTGGGAGATGCCCATGACATGTGAGCTACCTGGGGGCAACCCTGTCTCTCTTTAGCTTCATCGCCAAAGAGTTTATGTGCTCTATGGGTGTCCCATCTTGCTCCACACAAGCCgctctctccctccctgctcacccAGTCCCAAGGTGTCATGGCTTTGCCCGTACCTCCGGCTGCAGGAACCGCATGTGGTGGCAGAGGATGTTGAACCGCCGAGGGCTCCTGGTGGAGAAGCCCTGCACGAACTTGGCCAAGAAGTGGTGGGGGTAGAAGAGCTGGTTGCCACCCCCGATGGGGAAGGCGAAGGTGAGGTTGTGCATCTCGCCGAAGCGGAAGAGGATGTTCATGACAGTGCTGCTGGCGCTCTTGTGGACTTTGAGGAAAACGATGTCGGTCTTGGGCTCACACCTCTCCCCTTGAGAGGAGACCCCTTGGATCTCTTGGCCTTCTCCAAGAGTCACCTTGTCACCCTTAGAGACTTCTGTCCAGCTTGGGGAAAATCCTCTCTCCAGGTCTGTCTTGTAAAAGTCCTCTGCTAGTGGAGGCTGAGCTGAATTTGGCAAGGAGTGTTCAAACAAGCTGCCCCACTGATGGTGGAGGGAACCCATGGCTTGAGCCTGAGACAGCCTCTCTACCACGACCTGCCTTGTTCCTGGTGGTGATGTTCTCCCGTGCTCCTCTGCCGGCATCCTGTTTGCAAAGACGATGAACTTGCTGTTGAAAGCATCAGCATCTCCCCCCAAAACTGCGGAGATCCTGTCGGGAAAACTTGGAGAAGGACCCTCT
Protein-coding sequences here:
- the LOC135991250 gene encoding galactose-3-O-sulfotransferase 2-like, yielding MNILFRFGEMHNLTFAFPIGGGNQLFYPHHFLAKFVQGFSTRSPRRFNILCHHMRFLQPEVQKVVSSSAVYFSILRNPVQLMESSFSYYRGTSAFSRARSLEEFLSQPYLYYNPTDSNRHYARNLMTFDFGFNPDGEVSAERVQLMLKAIEASFDLLLISEYFDESMVLLKEMLCWDLDSVVSFPLNIRDSSTKSRLSDTIVEKIKEWNRLDWEIYTHFNRTFWERIDRDIGRERMRREVQALRERQEELARTCLQGMGSVAPKDIKDSSLRPLQHGSAKILGYNLKQGLDKETESMCRRLVTPELQYSSALYKKQFAQKHPQTHQPTPPRLGNARWHRLEDTEN